AATTAGATGGACCACATTATCTTGTTGTAGTTGAGAGCCTCAAGTATTTGCCATTATTATACAAACGATTTCCACTCACGTGCTGTATTATTAACCAATTTGCTGCTGGTACATTTAGTTAGGTTTCTAACAGATGAGCTCCAACAAAACTTACTGCAGCAAATAAAGAGCCTCTCCTTGAAGAGAGGCAGGGAAAGTACCTGTGCATGAACAGAACCAGCCTCTGCACATGACAGTACGTTCAGTTTCCTTGCTCAACCAATCCAAATTGAGACTGGGTGTACTGTCATTGAGGGCATCCTACACTAGTAATTACAAGTACTGCTTTTAAAGAACTAATGAATCTTATCTGAATAACACTGAACagtcaaaattattattttctctccGTTTTCCACAACTCATGTGGAATTTGAATGTTCTTGTTCTAGACTATGCTAAAAATCTACAACTCGTACACCTGAACACCCTGGAACAAAAGGAGAACATCAAGTAGCAACAGAAAAGTAGGAGTAAAGCACAGGAGAGATCTGAATTGACCTACTCATATTTTGCTATCCTGGTTATGTcgagagaaaaacagaaggaacagACACCTTTAAAACCTGTGCCACATACACATTCATCTGATAGGCACTTTCTCCGACAGGTCTTACCCAAATCATTATTTTTTGTGATAGCTGCAGCTGCCCTGGCTCGAGGTCCCTGTTGTGTGAAATGGTATCCAAATTTGAGGATCTTGGTGTTTTCTTCAAGCATTTTGGCAATTTCTACTTCTGCAATCgtgcccagctgctgcctctgttaaaataaaagatacacagagaCAACAGAGCTTAGGTGTATTCATCCTAAGATCAGAATACTTTCATCATATTAGGCAATAAACAGCTTCGTTTTGATTAATCTAAAAGACAGAAGGTCATAAAGTACATTTGTGCACTTTAAAGCACAAGCAAGCACAGAAGTGACCAGGAATCAACTTCAACTGGATGTTTCTGAGATGTTTCATGGggttaaaatacttaaaatattttggaaattttATCACAAGCTGCTTTCTAGAAATATGCAGTCAACTAGGACAGACTGATTTTAATTATGATATAACCACCACCACACTTACCTGATTATCAATTTTGATCTCCATCAGTGTTTCATTGTCTTTCAGTGCATCAACCAGTGCCAAAATTCCAACTCCAGTGATGAAGTTTGATTCTATGTTTAAACTTTTTAACTTGGTGTTTACTCTCAGCATATCTGCAAGAGCCTTCGAATGCAAGAAAGCATCATTAAACTTCTGAATTTTGCTACAGTACATCACAGGCGACAGTGATAACCATTTCCGCTAACTAGTTCAACAGGAGCAACAAGTTGACAGATGCAGGATGTAACTTTGCAAGTTTTCACTCCCTATTTGAGACTGAAGTGAGTTTTCAACCCGGCATTATCTACATTCCCTTTTTTAATAGTATTTAGTCGAGAAAAGGCCTGTCTTTTGCTTGTTACAAACTAAAAAGCTACACAGAATATTAATTGTCTGAAATTAGCATATTGGCCCAATTCCATTTTGTAGGACTTCACAGCATACAATGAGTAATGCAAGCTAAGTAAAGGCCAAAGAAAGGGTATTAGTCAATTGAAAGGAAAATTAGATATGGTTAATTTGTAAACAGGAGATctgattttcaaaatgtttgtgTCTACAGACTTGGTAGGAAGAGGTAAAATTCAAAGCTCTAAGCACAGTACCAGCATGTAGCCAAAAGCACGCTTATAGAAATGGGATATATACCTGAtcttatttctgagaaaataagaaaacaaaaataggtAACTGCTGAGGTATACTGTCATAAAAATCAtaccctttaattttttttttttatcaagtcacaatgcaaaaaaaaaacccaacagaaccACACCTGAAAAAACAAGCCTTTACAGATTTTTATTGCAAATGTGtaatttctactgaaaaggaaCTTCTTAACTGACCCAAACCAGAGCTTTCAAATGTTCATTTGTTCATTTAATGGAGTCTTTCAAACTAGTTTTCTTTCTAATTTGACATTAAAACAAAGGCAAAGTGTGGCCCTGGCAAAACAGTACTGTTTCCTTACCTCTTTATTTACAAATACGTTAGATACTGCTTTTGATTCAACATAGGAGAAACAGGACCAGATGATAAATGCTTAAGTTTCAATTGTGTCAAACTTGACTAATACTATGCTTTATATGCCAATGCTTTAAGCCAGTCTTTCATAGCAGGGAGATGAGAGAAACAGGTATTTTACAACTGTCTTCAACTAAAACTCTAGTTAGCTGAAAAAGATTATGAGCTTTTTTAGTCCTCAAACGTGCTTCCTTTGAAGTTAATTTTGAATATACTATTGGCTTGTGGAACAAACATCAGGAACTAAACggttaggaaagaaaaaaaaaccaggagggaggtcagcaaaatgaaaaatcaaggGAAAGGGATTGCAAAAGAAGAATTCTCACTCATCTCAGATCTGATGCATTGCTGCATATTAGCCAATCAGTAATCATTTACCCACTTTGATACAACAAAGGTTTgttaaagaaaacatactttaGAGTGTAACAGAATTTAATCATTTCCATTGCTAAATATTTAAACAGGATTCAATTTGCCCTCTTACCAGTCTTTCCATCCTAACTTCCCCTGCACCCCGCTTAAGCACGTTAGCAAGAATACTTACAACAGCAACAGGATCGTTGCTTCGGGTGGCTGCAAGGCTGAAATTCTTCACATGTGTGTTGGTTTCTAAGGCTTTTGCAAATTCTTTCAGCGTTGGAATTGGTATGTTCTTgaattaaaaatagcatttcaCTCTCTTGAGATACACACGTTtatccccttccccacagcttttCCGTTACTTACACTCTTTACAGCAAAGTGTACTATATTAACAACTATTGCTGGCCTCCAGCAGTCTCACAGTAAGGGCCTACACGTGTAGCAAAGCTCTATGTAGGATGCAATGGCTATTAAGAGTTACCAATTCTATAAAGCAAAGTCATCTTTACTACATTGATGCCATTGCCACAATCGAAGCGTTAAAAAATATTTCGCTGACTGCGCAAAATGTACATGAATTGAACATTCTGTTATCAACATCAAATTAACCTCccgcaaataaaaaaatatttagagctTTAGACTGGTGAAACCATTAGCATTTCATTCTCTGTGTTCTACTAAGAATAATTCCAGAATTTGCCAATTTATagtttgataatttttttatggTGTATTAGCAACTATGCTTAAAAGGAGTCATTTTAGACAATTAATTAGGGTAACAAATTTCTCAGTTTGTTACATTAGAAATTTtgttctgctgcctttttcagcatttattttggCTAGCATTTCTCTATTGTACAATATTCGTAAactatgtattttatttccttcctttaatGACAACAAAGACCCTAGGCTGCTAGCAAGGCTGCTGTCTGCATTATAAGTCAGGAGTGCTATAGTTGGGTTTCCTTTCATGCAAATATACAAAAGTTTTAGTCATGTTTAAAAACACAACTGTTATACTTATGAGCAGAAGCTGCCCTAATTGCCACAGCTCTTTTGTAGGAGAATCAGAAGGAGGTCGGGTACCAATATCACTGTTTGCAATAGCAGTAACTGAGAGCACAATGCTTCATCGAGGACAAAGGATTCAAAGCAGTCGTTAACTCCACAGTGGTGAACTGCTGGAACTGTCCCCAACTTGGCAGCAGCAGAAATCTGAGCTGGCAGTAAGAAAATCTAAGACTTTTTAAGTACACATTTGGCAAAAGAAACCAAGATGGTTTATTGGTTTAGCTCCAGGTTTCTAAGATTACACACACTGCAACATTTAGCAGAAAGGCTGCTGTACTTAAGATAAGCCTATCATGCTCTCTTACAGAGTTTTGCAGCTTAAAGTGTCTtctactgagaaaaagcagcatattTACTCCAGAGTTCAGGTAATTACCTTAATGTTATTTAGATTAACTTCAACAAGTCGAGAATCATTATCTTTAATCCTTTGCAATGTCTCCTCCACATTTGTTGGATTTGGTGGTTCATCAAAAACAGGCAACATTTTTTCACCTTTGACTATATCTGAGAAGTAAGACAATTGTAATCAAACAGGTCACATCTATTCACTGTGAATAAATTATACACATACTCAATATTTGCTGTGTTTAAAGATCATTTCAGTAGTCTTTACATCTCTCCCCCCAACCATCCTCTCCTGACCATATTTTCATAAAGTTCAACTCTTTTCCAAGGGCCCTCACAGCCCTTCTGCTTTTCTAGCACACCagcttttttcagaaagcagataGGGTTGACTTACAAACACAAATATGAAACCGAAAAGCCAACACACTCAAATGCATGTTTATGCCTACGTTCATCCCCAAAAGTGACTTAACTACAGAACAGATTTTAGCGTACATATATTTTAATTCCACTCTTGTCAGAATTCAGTTATCAATGTTATAGACACACATTTCCAAATCAAGACCGAACAGTCTATAAAGAATGCTACTGCAATAGAAAATAGTTAATGCTATAGTAATTGCGTGCACTACAAAGAACTTCTCTACTACTTGTGTATGCACTTACTTGAGAAGCTGTCTTTGTCAACGCCATTACTGCTTCCTACTACATCACAGAACTGACTGTTTGTTATCAAGTTGGACATTCCCAGTATAGCTGTAAtagggaaaaacagaaaaagcaaaaaccaatTTTACAGTTCCTAATTCAGTTCGGATACAGAGTTCCTTTAAATAACAACAGAGGTTTATAAAACACCAAGTTATCAGTACAATAAGCCATTCAATCTcttaataatttaaagaaaagtagaaaaatattaaCTCATTATAGGCTTTTTAGTTGGCTTTCACATCTTAGGAAGATTTGACCTCACCAGGTTCAAGCAAAGTTAAAAGTGCAGTTGAGTCCCAAAATTCTTGACTGAAGCTTTATGAATACAGGCACATAGCAACACATTCTTAAATGCAAGAAAAAGCAGTAGTGTACACAGCAAAACCCAGCTAGTCTGAGGAATGAACTCAAAACCTTTGAGTTTGAAAATCAGGTATCTTTTGCAGGCCAAAATAATCTACCTTCCTGTAATTTATCACAAGTCAACAAAGATGATAAGCTACAAGCAAACTCAAATATAACTTCATCTAGTTTCTAACTACAACTTCCTATAGTAAGATTTCAGATAACAAATATGCTACCACATTAATTACAGATATTCCTTGCCTAAATATGCACCAGCTCATTCATACTTCAAAAAAACTAACCTGCAAGGTCACCTAATTCTGTGTCTGTGGCACTGGTCAAGGCTTCCTCCAGTTCTGGATCAAGAGAGAATTTTTCTTCCGTATAAGACTGTACAGGTTTCTGCTTGGGGATAAATATTTTCCCTGgagtaaagaaaattaaaagtctgGTGTTACTTTGTATTATATAGCTACTTACCTTTAAACTTTTCTGAACTTAAGGAATACGTATTACATTTAACAAATCCTGAGAAAAGCACCAAGGACAACATAAAGGAGTgatgtttcttctgtttgttctTGAAAGTCAGAGATGAGGAAAGAGCCTAAACAGGAACATAACATTACTTATTCCAAATTTTCAGTAGTCTGTATCATGACTCCAATCTTATCCGTTTCTCCTAAGGATTAGAAAGTAAAACATAAGCTTCCATTATACATTTTAAACAGCCTAGAAAAAGTGCCCATAAGGAAAATTTACTATCACTAGAGAATGATGACTGGTATCCTCTCAAGCGAGAAAGGGACCCAAGCAGAGCTGAAATCTGAATATGTCAGAGAACTAGAATATCAAAGAATCATCTGAAATCATGGACCTGAGTATTCACTGCAGTGTTACAGCATACGTGATCTTTCTGATTTCAGATGTGAACTCAATTTTGAAGTTAAAAAGGAGATGCCTGAGCTGCCTGAGAAAACCGGGGTTTGTGAACAGCACAAACCAAGATGATAGATTTCACTCAATGACACTATTTGCTAAAATGATACTTAGAAAGGTCACAGGAGATTCAGTGGGAGAACAGCAGTAGTAATATCACATCCTGCACCAACTTTTTAGTCATTACAGACAGATAATGGGAAAAGTTATTTTAGGAGATATGCATTATAAATAGAAGTCTGTGTAGTTAGCATAATTCCTGCATGTATCTTCAGCTGAAAAGTTAGGGTAAGAAATCAGAATATGAGAAAGCTATTCTAACAGTTATTCTGAAAACAGTTCAGATCTGAACGATTTAGAATTAGCCTTTCAGAACAAAGTAGTCTACCACTGGGTAAGAACCAGGTACGGGATGCTTAGGTTCAGGACAAATAGATACGGTAAATAAAAGCACTAGTACTGTATGAGAGAACAAAACTGATGCATTTCACAGAAGTAATTCACAGCTAGAAAACTGCAAATCTAATCTTAACAGTTATTCAAAGTTTTGCAGACTTTCCAAGTTGCCTGAGCTACCAGCAGAGCTGTAGGGAAGGGGTTCCCACTTCCTGTAGTTATTTCTTCCTGTAGCTGTAGGGAAGGGGTAGGTTGCAGTGCTGATAATTTTCCTAGGAAGTCTCCGTGCCAGTTCAGGAACTCACCTTCTTCCATATTCATAGCTAATAAACATTTCCACATACAAATCACCCTATCTCATCCCAATTACACGTGAAAACTCACCATGCACCAGAATCAGACCAGCTGGGCAGAAGTCGTAAgtcttaagatttttttccttgtactgCATACAAGCATATCTTGTTACATGTTTGGACTAAGACTAAGTTTAGCATTTTTAAGAACCTCCCAATGACAAGAAGCTTCATAGGgatgtttcagttttatttctgggAAATTCCAACAAAGCAGGATTTTGGTTTCACCACTTGTGGGAAGCAATGCTTGAAGTTAGATCCTGTGCCCCACAGCAGATACAGGCATAACAAAATCCAtccaccttctctctctctctctgcaaatTCCAATCCTAGATTACAACAGTTTgtggttcattttctttttaaaggaactTAATGCACTACCACTAGCTTTTAGATTACAAAGAAGTGTATCAGGCTTTTCTCTGACAACAGTTTGACAACGGAGATCGGTTGCTAGCAACACAGTATTTTTGTTCCTGGGTTGCTATCTCTTTGGAAAGTCGTATAAATGGTCATTATCCATATTTAGAAGCAGAAAATGAATCTCCTTACATAACTGCACTGACTACAAACAGCTGAAAGCAGCTGACATGCATTATCACCCATACCTCAAGTTTGATGGACAGTGCAAAAGAAACTATGTTTGCAGTGATTCAGAATTAAACTAAAACTTTCATAGATTGAAGGCTCAGGTAGTAAACATTTAAGATTATTTTGATAGAATTGGTACAGGACATTTCTAGTCCCATTTTATTTTACCAGCATCACCTACTAGGGAGACAATAACTTTTAACTTAAACTGTAGTTTTCAGAAGAGATACGAGAATGTTTGATGAGGTTTTCATTAATCCATGAAACACACTGAACAGCATACACATGATCCAAGGCCTTTCATTAGCTATGTTTGTGTTGTTTTCCCTCAGTAGTACAGACTAGTAAAAAAGGATTTCCAagtacaaggaaagaaaaggaaagcaccATTTGAGCACCTGAGCCTTTGTTCACATCATCCTATTTGCAGTATCAGTGCAGCAGGCAGCGAGCgggagaaggaaggaaactgATCTCAGTTAAAAGCaactttataaaaatgtatttcgATCTCTGTCAGCCTCCTGTCTCATTCATcacacagcacacacaaaaagaacTGCTTTTACTGATGTTATTTTAAGTAACATCTTAAATTCATAGGTTAGGAATTCTGGTTCTAAACGATTTGTTTCTTAAAACTGAAGTTATCCATACATGTCTGTTAAAAGCCACTCCCCTACAGAAATGCTCAATGCAGCCAACTCCAGTCACATGAACTGGGTCAGGAGCAGTTTTTGTTATAAAACAGGTCACACCCTTGTGTATATAATGTCTCACGCATTGGCTTCATTTCATCCTAGCCCAGAGTTCAGAGGTTTACAATGCACATGCAAAAGCAGGTCTTTCCCCACTCCCCACTTCTAGTAATGAACTTACTTCAAAAGGCCAAGACCTCTGTGTCTCTGGGGACAATGAGCTAACTCAAGCCTGCTGCCAAGACAGTTTGGCAATTATCTTCCTCCCTTACTAATGTAAGCTTAAAAAAAGATTACACATCTGTACAGCCCATGAGATGAATAGCTTTCTCGGCCCTCAAGTGGAACATTTCCAAATAGCAGGGATTTGATCACATGAAGGAACATGACATACTCCTTTGCAGTATCCTTGTTGGCTGAAAAGATTAAGCAATACAACACAAAGAGGCAAATTTCGGAGACGTTCACACCATTTCTGTAAGAATTATATATTCAGGTCTTCTGTGCGTTTAGTTAACATGTGAAATGATGTACATCCCAAGATTAATTCACAGGCTTTCTTTGCTACAGAATGAACTTTCAGTTCCAGGTTCCACACAACTGTATTGCTCAAAAGGCAGAAACGTTGGACAATGTCAGCTGAAGTGCCCTAGATGCACACAGACTCTGAGTACCTGAGGTGGGACTGAAATTCTTGTAGAAATCAGGTCTGTTCATGTGGCTGTGCACTGCACATTGCTGGTACTATTCTCACACTTCCCACAGTCCTACCCCCATGCTAGCAGGCAGCGAGCAACCACAACTTGCAGATCAGAAGACAGATTAAAATCCACTTTGCAGTACACTGTTTGCAGAAAAGGAATCAAGTGTCACCTGAGGACAACCAAATAGAAGCTCATCTCATCAGTGACTTCATGAAGATGAGAAAGCAATATCTGATCTATTCCTTAGAGGTTCATCAACCCAGAAATCAGTACTTCTTACCATGTGACACTCAGGTTCATCAATTCACTTGTAAACATAATCTAatcctaatttttttaattcaacttaCTAGTGACTTCCTCAGTGTGTTACTGTAGAAACAGAACTGTTATTCATTATCTGATTACAGAGCACATCGCAGTGAGTTACAAAACTGTTTTACATTAAGGCCAGAGTATCACATGTTATTTTGTTCTAGTGGTCTTGCATGGAGAATGTCAATTCGACAAGTTGTTTCTCCAAAGCTCCTACAGGATATTAGCTTCATTTTACAAGATGTAGCACACTTCCCTTAAAGACCAGTGATCGGAAGGCTAACATAGAACACACCATCCCAAATCTTGCTGCAACAGAAGCAAATAGTGATCCAGAGCAACAGCTGAGCAGGGAAGACAGCAAAAGATCTCTAGCCAGGTGACTACAATTTCAGCCTAACATCTCCTGAGTGatagagcaggaaaaaaaccaaacccaaactacCAACATGAAAAGCAGAAGTGACATGAAATGCAAATCTTCACAGAACAAACATCCCCCAGCAGGGATGCAGAGGAAGAGTTGGAAGAGAAAGACATGATAAGGAGAGTGCAAAGGCTAGAAATGCAAAGCTTAATTTGCATAATAATTTGCTAATACCTCGCGCTATACAGCACAAAGTACATTACTGATGTTAGATCTCGGGTGCAAAAATTCTCATCTTTTGCTATGCCGAGAAGCGAGGAGCGTTGGTCAGACGTGTGGAACACACTTGAGGGCAAGAGACTCTAGTGCTGAAGCCTCGCTTCACTGTCTAGATGAGATCCTTTTCCTTGCACTATGCCTTGTAAAATCTTAACGACACACTTGCCTACACAGATTGAGACAAAGCTAGTTTTGTTGAAATTATTACCACATTGCTCTCATGAATCTCCTGAACAATGGTTTACTGTATAGTGCAACACTTAATTGGAACAGAATGTGACTTAAGTCATTAAATCGCGTTTAAAAACTAAGTACGTTTTTAAGGATGCTTTTAGAAACAAAATCGGGCACTGGAAAAATGCAATAGAATTTAGGGACTGTTAAGCTTCACATTTCTTTAGCACTCTTCATCACTACCTCAGGACACACTATACTCTTTCAGATCTTCCATATTTCATAGCACACGGCAAAAGAGGGTTTCACAGATTTGGCAAAGTCATGTAATCTATCAGTGAAAGAGATGCAACGTTGTTTTAATAACGTGTTCTCCCCAAAAGAGGTACCTAGGACAACTGGAAGAAAGGATTTTCCTTTACACTATAGTAAGGAAACAAGGTTACCAGAATCAGCAGCAAGCCAGGATGGTTAAAATTAACCCAGCGTAAGCTGCTTTGATAAACCTGCAGGCCAAACTGCCATGCAGGACATCAGTTCTATGACAACAGTCAAAGGAAAGAGAAGCACAGATTTTCCCCCTCTTACTCCGTGAAGTGAATAACTAGACCAAGTTAAAGTAACAAGACCAGCTAggcaagcagaaatattttagcaAAGCCTGACCCACAATAATGGCACCAGGAAAACAGCTGCAACTCCAATCCATCTCGCTCCCCCCCAAACCTCTAGATCTGAAAGGTTACAATTGTCAGTCGTCTTCTGAATTAACAGGATAATCAAGCAAGATTTTCACCTACCCCTATTCCATAATTTGTTAGTGCTTCTCCATAATACATTTATTTAGCCAAAGAGTAAGATTATAATCCATTTTAgtagtttgttttcttaatattaaAGCACATTAGAATAAGAGCTTCCTCTAGATAAAAAAAAGATCCTATACATGTATTAAGTTTTGCTCCACTCCCTTTCCGCAATTTACATCTAGATAAAGATCATTATTTCTTGATTTCGTATCATCACAGAAGGAAGGGACATCAAGAATTATCTGATccaaccttccttggcaaaaACACTTAAAGCATTCAAAAAGATTGTTACATAGGTTTGCTATGGCTATAAACATGGCAGCAAGTCAAAGCTGAACATTttcaggaggagaaaagaaaaggttATCCCTCACCTACCACAAAACAAGCTTAGCCTTCTTGCCTTCTCCTGTCCATTTAACAGAGCATGAATTTCCATACTGAACATTTGTTTCCAAATGTTTTAATGAAAGCTGCATTtaattttccatattattttctctttctaccaTTTATTTTAGTGTAATTGAAAAGTTaataatagcaatttttttttttttttttaggagataCAGGAAATTTTACTAACTGAAGTGGTATGACACATTGCAACATCCAGACAGACTGCTCTTTAGTAATACTTTATTACATAAAGGAAATGACATTTGATCTTTCTTAACCGAGATCTGCATTACAGCTGGACCCTTCTGGTTTTCTACATGATTCTCACAGATTTTATCTACCCAAACAAATAGTTTTGCCATGCGCATGTATACGTAAGCTGACTTTAAAGAACCACCTATCTGAATGAAGCACTAGTACTTAGTAGAAGATGTATTAACTAGAGCAGAACCTCCACGCCCAGCCTCACACCCTCAAGGAGCAGTGTACAAGCTCGCTGGGCTGCAAGGGATTCCCCAAACCAGCTGTGAGCCCAAATACACTCGGACTCAATCACATCGAACCAGGAGGCTGTCTCCAACACATACTAGCAAACGCGGTGGGCAAGAAGCACAACAGGGGAGAAGGCAGCAGCACACTACACAGCCAAACGTGGGATCAACAGGTACTTGCCAGCAGCAGAGGTACCACAGGGGTTCTGCTGCTCTAAGTGCCTTTGACTGCCTTCCACACTGAATACACTG
This sequence is a window from Athene noctua chromosome 13, bAthNoc1.hap1.1, whole genome shotgun sequence. Protein-coding genes within it:
- the LOC141965386 gene encoding tropomodulin-3 isoform X2; this translates as MTLPFRKDLDKYKDLDEDEILGKLSEEELKQLETVLDDLDPENALLPAGFRQKDQTAKKASGPFDRERLLAYLEKQALEHKDREDYVPFTREKKGKIFIPKQKPVQSYTEEKFSLDPELEEALTSATDTELGDLAAILGMSNLITNSQFCDVVGSSNGVDKDSFSNIVKGEKMLPVFDEPPNPTNVEETLQRIKDNDSRLVEVNLNNIKNIPIPTLKEFAKALETNTHVKNFSLAATRSNDPVAVALADMLRVNTKLKSLNIESNFITGVGILALVDALKDNETLMEIKIDNQRQQLGTIAEVEIAKMLEENTKILKFGYHFTQQGPRARAAAAITKNNDLVRKRRVEGDN
- the LOC141965386 gene encoding tropomodulin-3 isoform X1, giving the protein MTLPFRKDLDKYKDLDEDEILGKLSEEELKQLETVLDDLDPENALLPAGFRQKDQTAKKASGPFDRERLLAYLEKQALEHKDREDYVPFTREKKGKIFIPKQKPVQSYTEEKFSLDPELEEALTSATDTELGDLAAILGMSNLITNSQFCDVVGSSNGVDKDSFSNIVKGEKMLPVFDEPPNPTNVEETLQRIKDNDSRLVEVNLNNIKNIPIPTLKEFAKALETNTHVKNFSLAATRSNDPVAVALADMLRVNTKLKSLNIESNFITGVGILALVDALKDNETLMEIKIDNQRQQLGTIAEVEIAKMLEENTKILKFGYHFTQQGPRARAAAAITKNNDLVWSMRVKVSANTFSSLQP